One Hippoglossus hippoglossus isolate fHipHip1 chromosome 13, fHipHip1.pri, whole genome shotgun sequence genomic window carries:
- the LOC117773041 gene encoding olfactory receptor 1509-like, protein MMLNSTSSTSSYFVLEAYLHVGTLRYLLFMLTAVIYMFILISNTSLIVVICMNRSLHEPMYVFLCSLFVNELYGSTGLFPFLLLQILSDVHTVSRPLCFLQIFCLYTYANVEFCNLAVMSYDRYLAICCPLQYNTRMTVNKAVTFIIVLWVYSSVKCLVTLSLNIRLPLCGNVLDSLYCNNYLIVKLACSDTTVNNIYGLFVVFITVLVPLLPILFSYTKILQVCFSGSKQTRHKAVSTCTPHLVSLLNFSFGCLFEIMQSRFNMTNLPKVLRLILFLYFSVLQFLLNPVMFRMQMSKLRMFKGHRVSV, encoded by the coding sequence atgatgCTGAATTCAACGTCATCAACTTCATCTTACTTTGTTCTTGAGGCTTATTTACATGTGGGAACTTTGAGATACTTGTTGTTCATGTTGACTGCAGTGATTTACATGTTCATCCTGATTTCCAACACGTCTCTGATTGTCGTTATCTGTATGAACAGAAGTCTACATGAACCTATGtacgtgtttctgtgcagcctgtttgtaaatgaactgtatgGTAGCACAGGgttgtttcctttcctcctgcttcagattctctcagacgttcacactgtttctcgtcctctttgtttcctgcagatctTCTGTTTGTACACGTATGCGAATGTGGAGTTTTGTAATTTAGCCGTCATGTCGTACGACAGATATCTGGCCAtctgttgtcctctgcagtACAACACACGTATGACGGTGAACAAAGCAGTTACCTTCATTATTGTGCTCTGGGTGTATTCCTCTGTGAAGTGCTTAGTTACTTTATCGTTGAACATCCGTTTGCCTCTTTGTGGAAACGTCTTGGACAGTTTGTATTGTAATAACTACCTGATTGTTAAGTTAGCGTGTTCCGACACCACAGTGAACAACATCTACGGACTGTTCGTTGTTTTTATAACCGTCTTAGTTCCTCTGCTTCCGATCCTGTTCTCCTACACGAAGATTCTTCAAGTTTGTTTCTCTGGATCCAAACAGACGAGACACAAAGCCGTCAGTACCTGCACCCCCCACCTGGTGTCACTGCTCAACTTCTCTTTcggctgtttgtttgaaataatgcagagcaggTTTAACATGACCAATCTTCCCAAAGTGCTCAGACTCATCTTGTTCTTGTATTTCTCGGtgctgcagtttctgttgaATCCCGTCATGTttagaatgcaaatgtcaaaaCTACGGATGTTTAAAGGTCACAGAGTCTCTGTGTAG